In Anaerolineae bacterium, the following are encoded in one genomic region:
- a CDS encoding sugar transferase, giving the protein MVLKRLIDITLVVISMPVTVPLMLVLMLLVYLDGGRPIFFVQQRTGLGGRRFKMYKFRTMVPDAEAKLKELAAQGLAKLGPDGKLAEPLKLARDPRVTRVGRILRKTSLDELPQIFNVLRGDMSIVGPRPTSWGLDSYTLLHTERLTVRPGITGLWQIGARGSTDFDDWLRWDMLYIDKISFALDIQIMLRTIGQVLKRQGAR; this is encoded by the coding sequence ATGGTGCTCAAGCGCCTGATCGACATCACCCTGGTGGTAATCAGCATGCCGGTTACCGTGCCGCTGATGCTCGTCCTGATGCTGCTGGTCTACCTCGACGGAGGCCGCCCGATCTTCTTTGTGCAGCAGCGCACCGGGCTGGGTGGCCGGCGTTTTAAAATGTACAAGTTCCGTACCATGGTTCCTGATGCCGAGGCCAAACTCAAGGAGTTGGCCGCTCAGGGGCTGGCCAAACTTGGCCCGGATGGCAAATTAGCCGAGCCGCTTAAACTCGCCCGTGATCCGCGTGTGACGCGGGTAGGCCGCATCCTCCGCAAGACGAGCCTGGATGAACTGCCGCAGATTTTCAACGTGCTGCGCGGCGATATGAGTATCGTTGGACCCAGACCCACCAGCTGGGGGCTGGATAGTTATACCCTGTTGCATACCGAACGCCTGACGGTCCGCCCTGGGATCACCGGCCTGTGGCAGATCGGGGCGCGGGGCAGCACTGACTTTGACGACTGGCTACGCTGGGACATGCTCTATATCGACAAAATCAGCTTCGCATTGGACATTCAGATTATGCTGCGTACAATTGGGCAAGTGCTCAAGCGGCAAGGTGCGCGCTGA
- a CDS encoding phosphotransferase translates to MKFKPETFLPPEATISAVLAYFNGKHPLPSPWQLQRPPTVITKPWSTLYFLTIGTKQQQRQLVVKIMRFPDQATAAVSYQSEELLLRGQHEYESLLRVYRHFLRQDDPHLRAVHPEAYLPDINALIMDFVPGQPLYDNNLSPRHLLSRQGMKQAMHMLQRCGKWLHWLHELPVDNAPADRCFGPADSLAILLEHVQQLRACGVDLESWPLWQPTLTALQQVSDDRQVWVHGDLHARNFFLLPDQSVVSMDTALDRLDSPYYDLGKLVADLKSRRARLLSLATFPTPAMIDALSQAFLAGYFAGSQPEPLLLALYEGRFLLQKWLESLEALRRTFNGRHAVWRIPVQRWIVNPTFYRIMASWMVKINQTLH, encoded by the coding sequence ATGAAATTCAAACCTGAAACATTTCTTCCCCCCGAAGCTACCATCAGTGCTGTCCTTGCTTACTTCAATGGGAAACACCCGCTTCCATCCCCCTGGCAGTTACAGCGTCCTCCGACCGTCATCACAAAACCCTGGAGCACGTTGTACTTCCTGACCATCGGAACGAAACAGCAACAACGCCAGCTGGTCGTCAAGATCATGCGCTTCCCTGACCAGGCCACTGCAGCGGTGTCGTATCAGTCCGAAGAGTTGCTGCTTCGCGGCCAACACGAGTACGAAAGCCTGCTGCGGGTTTACCGGCATTTCCTCCGACAGGATGATCCACACCTGCGCGCAGTCCACCCGGAAGCCTATCTCCCGGACATCAACGCTCTGATCATGGACTTTGTCCCTGGCCAGCCATTATATGACAACAACCTGTCACCACGCCATTTGCTCAGCCGCCAGGGGATGAAGCAAGCGATGCACATGCTACAGCGCTGCGGAAAGTGGCTGCATTGGTTACATGAGCTGCCCGTTGACAACGCGCCAGCCGATCGGTGTTTTGGTCCGGCGGATAGCCTGGCTATCCTGCTGGAACATGTCCAGCAACTCCGCGCCTGCGGCGTGGACTTAGAAAGCTGGCCGCTCTGGCAGCCGACCCTCACCGCCCTGCAGCAGGTAAGCGATGACCGCCAGGTCTGGGTGCATGGAGACTTACATGCGCGTAATTTCTTCCTGCTCCCTGACCAGAGCGTTGTAAGCATGGATACAGCGCTTGATCGACTGGACAGTCCCTACTACGATCTGGGCAAGCTGGTAGCCGATCTTAAGAGCCGCCGGGCGCGTCTTCTTTCGCTGGCCACCTTCCCCACGCCAGCGATGATCGACGCACTCAGTCAAGCCTTCCTGGCAGGCTACTTCGCCGGCAGTCAGCCCGAACCGTTGCTCCTGGCGCTTTACGAAGGCCGTTTCCTGCTGCAGAAATGGCTGGAAAGCCTGGAAGCCCTGCGAAGAACATTCAACGGTCGGCATGCAGTGTGGCGGATACCGGTCCAACGCTGGATTGTCAACCCGACGTTCTACCGCATCATGGCATCCTGGATGGTAAAGATCAATCAGACTCTACATTAA
- a CDS encoding diguanylate cyclase — MELRQYLRIILRSWWFIIPVTLIALTASLVFSYATTPIYRAASSYVAGLAPDVGASSDAIIYGLDTLAGRERIFSTYCGVLNSHNVRQDAYRLMGVSDPAGLGLDDYVVQCNVLPDSNILLLIVEGPAPTLVTRLNEAVGLAGMAQTNRLYRPFPLERLDPVVLEPEPVSPNYTQNAVLGAVLGLVLGITLAFVVEYLRSPLERIEGLTIRDPKLGVYNERYFLRRFEEEIKRARVRNRPISLAFTQLVPDEDFNLLEERVQDALLRQAALFMQDSLREGDIVAYFGQHVFGLLFAETPGDEARSMLVNMHYDIRSRTFRFEDFSASFEAKSGVVESSGGLLGTQAMMDKAAEALRDAELAGENAIQLIRTSPAPFIQGDTTGAATPTLAFDASPLDDTLGTTWSTGNQPPVFDSEPELREDQ; from the coding sequence ATGGAACTGCGTCAATATCTGCGTATTATACTGAGAAGCTGGTGGTTCATCATCCCAGTGACGCTGATCGCCCTGACGGCGTCCCTGGTATTCAGCTATGCAACCACCCCGATCTACCGCGCCGCATCGTCGTACGTGGCGGGCCTGGCCCCGGATGTTGGGGCTTCCTCTGATGCGATTATCTACGGCCTGGATACCCTGGCCGGTCGAGAACGCATCTTCTCGACCTATTGCGGCGTGCTTAACAGCCACAATGTGCGGCAGGACGCCTATCGCCTCATGGGGGTGAGCGATCCGGCAGGGCTGGGCCTGGACGACTATGTTGTCCAGTGCAATGTTCTGCCCGATTCCAACATCCTGTTGCTTATTGTGGAAGGCCCGGCGCCCACGCTGGTTACAAGGCTAAATGAAGCTGTTGGGTTGGCCGGGATGGCCCAGACCAACCGGCTATACCGACCGTTCCCGCTAGAACGGCTCGATCCGGTTGTCTTGGAGCCAGAGCCGGTGTCACCGAACTACACACAAAATGCGGTGCTGGGCGCGGTACTGGGTCTGGTGCTGGGGATCACGCTGGCATTTGTGGTGGAGTATCTGCGCAGCCCACTCGAACGTATCGAGGGACTGACCATCCGGGACCCGAAGCTCGGCGTGTACAACGAGCGCTACTTCCTCAGGCGGTTTGAGGAAGAGATCAAGCGGGCGCGGGTACGCAACCGTCCGATCAGTCTGGCCTTCACCCAGCTGGTGCCGGATGAGGACTTCAACCTTCTGGAAGAGCGTGTGCAGGACGCGCTGCTACGTCAGGCGGCTCTGTTTATGCAGGATTCGCTGCGAGAGGGTGACATTGTGGCCTATTTTGGCCAGCATGTCTTTGGCTTGCTGTTCGCCGAGACGCCGGGGGATGAGGCCAGATCGATGCTGGTGAACATGCACTATGATATCCGGTCACGCACCTTCCGGTTTGAGGATTTCAGCGCCAGCTTTGAGGCTAAGTCCGGTGTGGTGGAGAGCAGCGGTGGGCTGCTGGGTACGCAGGCGATGATGGACAAGGCGGCTGAGGCGCTGAGAGATGCGGAACTGGCCGGGGAGAATGCCATCCAACTCATCCGTACGTCGCCGGCGCCGTTTATCCAGGGCGATACTACCGGTGCTGCGACACCTACGCTGGCGTTTGACGCTTCTCCGCTGGATGACACACTGGGAACGACCTGGAGCACGGGGAATCAGCCCCCTGTCTTTGATTCGGAACCTGAGCTACGGGAAGATCAGTAA